In Perca flavescens isolate YP-PL-M2 chromosome 7, PFLA_1.0, whole genome shotgun sequence, the following proteins share a genomic window:
- the las1l gene encoding ribosomal biogenesis protein LAS1L: protein MKKKSSEKKRHVVAWANKAEWDQVLEYLYSKDSALQRYALQRISAWRGRYANSTPVAVDCTADLVRCQVLDRSGQLDGDDLVLLYGAGLVRFVNLITERQQGRTARPLRRLAGKLNIPEWVVDLRHDFTHRKLPTLKWCRKGCKVVLEWLQQEYWSRQLGGGPNEDWESESDGEDEESDLKRQGDELLARQKEMEAYKNARELLISFEKEQYQAFDGIPEDKEKNLWPAPFADMSWLLGEIKQFALQSSNLLVDVLLEDGFLVPTVEQLETLGCDTSDNASPTEPRLAQTFLRFWLPLLKMLNSPAFIHLLLEKLFGELKVLAKEQNNHRAFYLSGWIAELIHCNGNKFEFHFETKGQKKARMKDRIFVNRIQLRWQQLLSACLDAPCISTPHLLQLILDDMEHPLPLETRQRLFQLCSIYTQSSHSECDTSPAQKQQPIYTLESLHEKLQHSRRRPTVVAERSDSSQEYSLADAHAEKARLLRGSPWQLCSDKVLWKNYPLGKVPGQSDDPSCLMVENYSTMTVFDQPVELESNATHNVPGAPVRTADGLLWSHSDVNKLKSGLQLF, encoded by the coding sequence atgaagaaaaagagCTCCGAGAAAAAACGCCATGTGGTGGCGTGGGCCAACAAAGCTGAGTGGGACCAAGTTCTGGAGTATCTCTACTCGAAGGACTCGGCCTTACAGCGGTACGCGCTGCAGAGGATATCGGCTTGGAGAGGCAGGTACGCCAACAGCACTCCTGTGGCAGTGGACTGCACAGCGGACCTGGTGAGGTGCCAGGTGCTGGACCGGTCCGGGCAGCTGGACGGAGATGATCTGGTCTTGCTCTATGGTGCAGGGCTGGTGAGGTTCGTCAATCTGATCACCGAGCGGCAGCAGGGCAGAACAGCCCGCCCACTGAGGCGGCTGGCTGGGAAGTTAAACATCCCGGAGTGGGTCGTAGACCTGAGGCACGATTTCACACACAGGAAGCTTCCAACCTTAAAATGGTGTCGAAAGGGATGCAAGGTGGTCCTAGAGTGGCTCCAACAGGAGTACTGGTCCAGGCAGTTGGGAGGTGGGCCTAATGAGGACTGGGAATCCGAGTCGGATGGAGAGGACGAAGAGAGTGACCTAAAACGCCAAGGGGACGAGCTCCTTGCCAGGCAAAAAGAAATGGAGGCCTACAAGAATGCACGGGAACTTCTGATATCCTTTGAGAAGGAGCAGTACCAGGCTTTTGATGGGATCCCTGAAGACAAAGAGAAGAACTTGTGGCCAGCCCCCTTTGCAGACATGAGCTGGCTACTAGGTGAGATCAAGCAGTTCGCTTTGCAGTCGAGTAATCTGCTGGTTGATGTGTTGCTGGAGGATGGATTTCTAGTTCCTACCGTCGAACAACTGGAAACGTTAGGCTGCGATACTTCTGACAACGCCAGTCCCACCGAACCCAGACTCGCTCAAACCTTCCTGCGTTTTTGGCTGCCCCTGCTGAAGATGCTCAACTCGCCTGCCTTTATCCATCTTCTTCTGGAGAAGCTGTTTGGTGAGCTGAAAGTGCTCGCCAAAGAGCAGAATAATCACAGGGCTTTCTACCTTTCTGGTTGGATCGCAGAGCTCATCCATTGTAACGGCAACAAATTTGAATTCCATTTTGAAACAAAGGGACAGAAGAAGGCCAGGATGAAGGACCGGATCTTTGTGAACCGCATCCAGCTGAGGTGGCAGCAGCTGCTCTCGGCATGCCTGGATGCTCCCTGTATCAGCACGCCTCACTTGCTCCAGTTAATCCTGGATGACATGGAGCATCCTCTCCCTCTGGAAACCCGACAGAGGCTGTTCCAGCTCTGCTCCATCTACACACAGTCTTCCCATTCAGAATGTGATACTTCACCGGCGCAGAAACAGCAGCCCATATACACGCTGGAGAGTTTGCATGAGAAGCTGCAGCATTCACGGCGCCGTCCCACCGTTGTAGCGGAGAGGAGCGATTCCTCCCAGGAGTACAGTTTGGCAGATGCTCACGCCGAAAAAGCCAGATTGCTCCGAGGTTCTCCGTGGCAGCTGTGCAGCGATAAGGTTTTGTGGAAGAACTACCCTCTTGGTAAAGTCCCCGGTCAGTCCGATGACCCTTCATGCCTCATGGTGGAGAACTACTCAACAATGACTGTCTTTGACCAGCCGGTGGAGTTGGAGAGTAACGCAACACACAATGTCCCAGGAGCACCAGTGAGAACAGCTGATGGCCTTCTTTGGAGCCACAGCGATGTTAATAAGCTTAAATCTGGACTGCAACTTTTTTGA
- the LOC114559173 gene encoding tumor necrosis factor receptor superfamily member 14-like isoform X4: MHSTLVVLGTIVRRDCTPQSSTRCTSCVNGTFMNKPNGLSSCIPCVVCDQGHGLFVKQECTATTNTVCDVSSGYFCKELMDDTGCSLARKHTHCTPGERIKEHGTRKTDTVCQQCQPGYFSKDGVNCTEWTICLDIQVQVREGSTSTDVVCGTASRQHYFYIPLILSALTFTGLVIKGRLTKITVSSPYLFLKLCTP, encoded by the exons ATGCATTCGACATTGGTGGTCTTGG GTACAATTGTTCGAAGAGACTGTACACCACAGTCAAGCACACGGTGCACCTCCTGTGTAAATGGGACTTTTATGAACAAACCCAACGGCCTGAGTAGCTGTATCCCCTGCGTCGTCTGTGACCAAG GTCATGGTCTCTTTGTCAAACAGGAGTGCACAGCAACAACGAACACAGTCTGTGATGTTTCAAGTGGGTATTTCTGCAAAGAGTTGATGGATGATACAGGATGTAGTTTGGCACGAAAACATACACACTGTACACCTGGTGAGAGGATAAAAGAACATG GAACCAGGAAAACGGACACAGTGTGTCAACAGTGTCAGCCAGGCTATTTTTCAAAAGATGGTGTGAATTGCACCGAGTGGACTAT TTGCTTAGATATCCAAGTACAGGTCAGAGAAGGAAGCACGAGCACTGATGTTGTCTGTGGAACTGCTTCAAGACAGCATTACTTTTATATACCTTTAATATTATCCGCATTAACATTCACTGGGCTTGTGATCAAAG GCAGACTAACTAAAATAACAGTAAGTTCTCCATATCTGTTTCTCAAACTTTGCACCCCATGA
- the LOC114559173 gene encoding tumor necrosis factor receptor superfamily member 14-like isoform X1, which translates to MHSTLVVLVGYVAAFMTPGLGCLPKEYATRDGQCCPMCHEGTIVRRDCTPQSSTRCTSCVNGTFMNKPNGLSSCIPCVVCDQGHGLFVKQECTATTNTVCDVSSGYFCKELMDDTGCSLARKHTHCTPGERIKEHGTRKTDTVCQQCQPGYFSKDGVNCTEWTICLDIQVQVREGSTSTDVVCGTASRQHYFYIPLILSALTFTGLVIKGRLTKITVSSPYLFLKLCTP; encoded by the exons ATGCATTCGACATTGGTGGTCTTGG TAGGGTATGTCGCTGCCTTCATGACCCCAGGGCTGGGCTGTCTTCCGAAGGAATATGCAACAAGGGATGGGCAGTGCTGTCCGATGTGTCACGAAG GTACAATTGTTCGAAGAGACTGTACACCACAGTCAAGCACACGGTGCACCTCCTGTGTAAATGGGACTTTTATGAACAAACCCAACGGCCTGAGTAGCTGTATCCCCTGCGTCGTCTGTGACCAAG GTCATGGTCTCTTTGTCAAACAGGAGTGCACAGCAACAACGAACACAGTCTGTGATGTTTCAAGTGGGTATTTCTGCAAAGAGTTGATGGATGATACAGGATGTAGTTTGGCACGAAAACATACACACTGTACACCTGGTGAGAGGATAAAAGAACATG GAACCAGGAAAACGGACACAGTGTGTCAACAGTGTCAGCCAGGCTATTTTTCAAAAGATGGTGTGAATTGCACCGAGTGGACTAT TTGCTTAGATATCCAAGTACAGGTCAGAGAAGGAAGCACGAGCACTGATGTTGTCTGTGGAACTGCTTCAAGACAGCATTACTTTTATATACCTTTAATATTATCCGCATTAACATTCACTGGGCTTGTGATCAAAG GCAGACTAACTAAAATAACAGTAAGTTCTCCATATCTGTTTCTCAAACTTTGCACCCCATGA
- the LOC114559173 gene encoding tumor necrosis factor receptor superfamily member 14-like isoform X5, with protein sequence MHSTLVVLVGYVAAFMTPGLGCLPKEYATRDGQCCPMCHEGTIVRRDCTPQSSTRCTSCVNGTFMNKPNGLSSCIPCVVCDQGHGLFVKQECTATTNTVCDVSSGYFCKELMDDTGCSLARKHTHCTPGERIKEHGTRKTDTVCQQCQPGYFSKDGVNCTEWTISFLSAGESKHLQSPSLILTTFHKT encoded by the exons ATGCATTCGACATTGGTGGTCTTGG TAGGGTATGTCGCTGCCTTCATGACCCCAGGGCTGGGCTGTCTTCCGAAGGAATATGCAACAAGGGATGGGCAGTGCTGTCCGATGTGTCACGAAG GTACAATTGTTCGAAGAGACTGTACACCACAGTCAAGCACACGGTGCACCTCCTGTGTAAATGGGACTTTTATGAACAAACCCAACGGCCTGAGTAGCTGTATCCCCTGCGTCGTCTGTGACCAAG GTCATGGTCTCTTTGTCAAACAGGAGTGCACAGCAACAACGAACACAGTCTGTGATGTTTCAAGTGGGTATTTCTGCAAAGAGTTGATGGATGATACAGGATGTAGTTTGGCACGAAAACATACACACTGTACACCTGGTGAGAGGATAAAAGAACATG GAACCAGGAAAACGGACACAGTGTGTCAACAGTGTCAGCCAGGCTATTTTTCAAAAGATGGTGTGAATTGCACCGAGTGGACTAT ATCCTTCCTGTCGGCGGGAGAGTCCAAACATCTCCAATCCCCGAGTCTCATTTTAACCACATTTCACAAAACATAA
- the haus7 gene encoding HAUS augmin-like complex subunit 7 — translation MTAEEEEEQFVLQMAGALKEKQLVRHVYAALQAASCPLVEGLYLQEADSMLQLLCTPSQHRTDILAWICSSINPNLANSKTIAMGFKGPDVLTKEMAVLGQELMLCKADDLDLIRGNVSPYSQLRFLEQLLTLIPGCKESAVHRADQEMLLNELFAAENLPNFTQMLKPTLDPWPAHIKALHMANKSSCKPSREGAADVTALLQLTQSTLEQLKSECEFLSSDAQSPGVLSPSSLRVAACDLQVLMATFCRVFETDLRSYCSRDPPSFSTETDVFQRIHQLLLAFITELEMLKEVSEASVAMNEDVNKLQTQPRYWSRGDNRNLPDQLEELTRRIRDFSSLLHS, via the exons AtgacagcagaagaagaagaagagcaatTCGTTCTGCAAATGGCGGGTgctttgaaagaaaaacaacttgtgCGACATGTTTATGCTGCGTTGCAG GCTGCGTCCTGTCCATTGGTGGAAGGTCTGTACCTACAGGAAGCAGACAGCATGCTGCAACTGCTGTGTACTCCCTCTCAGCACCGCACTGACATACTGGCATGGATCTGCAGCAG TATCAACCCAAACCTTGCCAATTCCAAGACGATAGCAATGGGATTCAAAGGCCCAGATGTTTTAACCAAAG AAATGGCTGTCCTTGGGCAGGAGCTGATGCTGTGCAAAGCAGATGACCTGGACCTGATCAGG GGTAATGTGAGTCCTTACTCACAGCTTCGGTTCCTCGAGCAGCTTTTAACTTTAATACCTGGCTGCAAGGAGTCTGCTGTGCACAGGGCGGATCAAGAGATGCTACTGAACGAGCTCTTCGCCGCCGAGAATCTGCCCAACTTCACACAAATGCTCAAACCCACACTTGACCCGTGGCCTGCACACATCAA GGCTTTACACATGGCCAACAAGTCATCCTGTAAGCCAAGTAGAGAAGGGGCTGCTGATGTTACCGCCCTTCTACAGCTGACTCAGTCAACACTGGAGCAGCTAAAGTCAGAG tGTGAATTCCTGAGCAGTGATGCTCAGAGTCCTGGCGTCCTCTCTCCGAGCTCGTTGCGTGTGGCGGCGTGCGACCTCCAGGTGTTGATGGCTACTTTCTGCCGTGTTTTTGAAACGGACTTGAGATCTTACTGCAGCAGAGATCCCCCCAGCTTCAGTACAGAGACCGACGTCTTCCAGAGAATACACCAACTACTGCTGGCCTTCATCACG GAGCTGGAAATGCTTAAGGAAGTATCAGAAGCTTCAGTAGCCATGAATGAGGACGTaaacaagctacaaacacagcCTCGCTACTGGAGCCGAGGAGATAATCGTAACTTGC ccGACCAATTGGAGGAACTTACGAGGCGAATTAGAGACTTTTCTTCCCTGCTTCATTCCTGA
- the LOC114559173 gene encoding tumor necrosis factor receptor superfamily member 14-like isoform X3, translated as MHSTLVVLVGYVAAFMTPGLGCLPKEYATRDGQCCPMCHEGTIVRRDCTPQSSTRCTSCVNGTFMNKPNGLSSCIPCVVCDQGHGLFVKQECTATTNTVCDVSSGYFCKELMDDTGCSLARKHTHCTPGERIKEHGTRKTDTVCQQCQPGYFSKDGVNCTEWTICLDIQVQVREGSTSTDVVCGTASRQHYFYIPLILSALTFTGLVIKGRLTKITDLYASRKDFS; from the exons ATGCATTCGACATTGGTGGTCTTGG TAGGGTATGTCGCTGCCTTCATGACCCCAGGGCTGGGCTGTCTTCCGAAGGAATATGCAACAAGGGATGGGCAGTGCTGTCCGATGTGTCACGAAG GTACAATTGTTCGAAGAGACTGTACACCACAGTCAAGCACACGGTGCACCTCCTGTGTAAATGGGACTTTTATGAACAAACCCAACGGCCTGAGTAGCTGTATCCCCTGCGTCGTCTGTGACCAAG GTCATGGTCTCTTTGTCAAACAGGAGTGCACAGCAACAACGAACACAGTCTGTGATGTTTCAAGTGGGTATTTCTGCAAAGAGTTGATGGATGATACAGGATGTAGTTTGGCACGAAAACATACACACTGTACACCTGGTGAGAGGATAAAAGAACATG GAACCAGGAAAACGGACACAGTGTGTCAACAGTGTCAGCCAGGCTATTTTTCAAAAGATGGTGTGAATTGCACCGAGTGGACTAT TTGCTTAGATATCCAAGTACAGGTCAGAGAAGGAAGCACGAGCACTGATGTTGTCTGTGGAACTGCTTCAAGACAGCATTACTTTTATATACCTTTAATATTATCCGCATTAACATTCACTGGGCTTGTGATCAAAG GCAGACTAACTAAAATAACA GACCTGTATGCCTCCAGGAAAGATTTTAGCTGA
- the mrpl49 gene encoding large ribosomal subunit protein mL49: protein MLYNMAACFTLRSAVLRGALRGPLSPARPAAAVGLRFVCNAAPEENKRAVTGLSESAEEYKFVERLIPPSRVPAPPKHAGPTPSGWTPPADSPPPLPYMIRRSRMHNIPVYSDLTHGSRRTTLVRKVEGDIWALEKDVKQYLKEVTGKELPTQVNEVTMTLKVKGHFDTELKEWLAGKGF from the coding sequence ATGCTATACAACATGGCGGCCTGCTTTACCCTTCGGTCCGCCGTGCTCCGCGGGGCGCTACGAGGACCTCTCAGCCCGGCACGTCCTGCCGCGGCTGTCGGGCTTAGGTTCGTTTGTAACGCTGCTCCAGAAGAAAACAAGAGGGCCGTTACAGGCCTGTCAGAATCTGCGGAGGAATACAAGTTCGTAGAGCGGCTAATCCCGCCGTCACGGGTCCCCGCTCCGCCCAAGCACGCCGGTCCTACCCCGTCTGGCTGGACCCCTCCGGCAGACTCCCCGCCGCCTCTGCCCTACATGATCCGCCGCTCCCGCATGCACAACATCCCGGTTTACTCGGACCTGACCCACGGCAGCCGCAGGACGACGCTCGTACGGAAAGTGGAGGGGGACATCTGGGCTCTGGAGAAGGACGTGAAGCAATATCTGAAGGAGGTGACGGGGAAAGAGCTGCCCACGCAGGTCAACGAGGTCACCATGACGttaaaggtcaaaggtcacttcGATACCGAGCTGAAGGAATGGCTGGCCGGCAAAGGCTTCTGA
- the LOC114559173 gene encoding tumor necrosis factor receptor superfamily member 14-like isoform X2, which yields MHSTLVVLVGYVAAFMTPGLGCLPKEYATRDGQCCPMCHEGTIVRRDCTPQSSTRCTSCVNGTFMNKPNGLSSCIPCVVCDQGHGLFVKQECTATTNTVCDVSSGYFCKELMDDTGCSLARKHTHCTPGERIKEHGTRKTDTVCQQCQPGYFSKDGVNCTEWTICLDIQVQVREGSTSTDVVCGTASRQHYFYIPLILSALTFTGLVIKGRLTKITTPVLEGGDSVCA from the exons ATGCATTCGACATTGGTGGTCTTGG TAGGGTATGTCGCTGCCTTCATGACCCCAGGGCTGGGCTGTCTTCCGAAGGAATATGCAACAAGGGATGGGCAGTGCTGTCCGATGTGTCACGAAG GTACAATTGTTCGAAGAGACTGTACACCACAGTCAAGCACACGGTGCACCTCCTGTGTAAATGGGACTTTTATGAACAAACCCAACGGCCTGAGTAGCTGTATCCCCTGCGTCGTCTGTGACCAAG GTCATGGTCTCTTTGTCAAACAGGAGTGCACAGCAACAACGAACACAGTCTGTGATGTTTCAAGTGGGTATTTCTGCAAAGAGTTGATGGATGATACAGGATGTAGTTTGGCACGAAAACATACACACTGTACACCTGGTGAGAGGATAAAAGAACATG GAACCAGGAAAACGGACACAGTGTGTCAACAGTGTCAGCCAGGCTATTTTTCAAAAGATGGTGTGAATTGCACCGAGTGGACTAT TTGCTTAGATATCCAAGTACAGGTCAGAGAAGGAAGCACGAGCACTGATGTTGTCTGTGGAACTGCTTCAAGACAGCATTACTTTTATATACCTTTAATATTATCCGCATTAACATTCACTGGGCTTGTGATCAAAG GCAGACTAACTAAAATAACA ACTCCAGTACTGGAGGGAGGTGACTCGGTTTGTGCTTGA